A genomic window from Pirellulales bacterium includes:
- a CDS encoding DUF2281 domain-containing protein, with translation MSREQVNQMHTVSLDVAKAQLSELIQILAPGEELVIVEKGEPLATLVRAHAQHWPCRAGSAKETKHWMAPDFDAPLEEFREYMG, from the coding sequence GTGTCGCGCGAACAGGTAAACCAGATGCACACCGTAAGCCTTGACGTCGCGAAGGCTCAATTGAGCGAGCTCATCCAGATCCTGGCCCCTGGCGAGGAGTTAGTCATTGTCGAAAAGGGTGAACCGCTGGCGACGTTGGTTCGCGCTCATGCACAGCACTGGCCCTGTCGCGCCGGCAGCGCGAAGGAAACAAAGCACTGGATGGCGCCTGATTTCGACGCTCCCCTGGAAGAGTTTCGGGAGTACATGGGATGA
- a CDS encoding type II toxin-antitoxin system VapC family toxin codes for MTSLLLDAHAMLWFLWDDPQLSTSAKALIEEADNRKLVSIASCWEIAIKVGLGKLDLGESCKTFLPREIARNHFELISITLAHATMVEKLPNHHRDPFDRLLIAQAQLGNLTLVSADSEFDRYGVTRAW; via the coding sequence ATGACGAGCTTGTTGCTCGATGCTCATGCCATGTTGTGGTTCCTGTGGGATGATCCCCAACTCTCCACGTCCGCTAAGGCACTCATCGAAGAAGCAGACAACCGCAAACTCGTCAGCATCGCTAGTTGTTGGGAGATTGCCATCAAGGTGGGGCTGGGCAAATTGGACTTGGGAGAATCTTGCAAGACATTTCTCCCACGCGAGATTGCGCGGAATCACTTTGAATTGATTTCCATCACGCTCGCGCATGCAACGATGGTTGAAAAACTGCCGAATCACCATCGCGATCCGTTTGATCGATTGCTGATCGCTCAGGCCCAGTTGGGCAATCTCACTCTCGTCAGCGCCGATTCCGAATTCGATCGCTACGGTGTAACCCGCGCTTGGTGA
- a CDS encoding phage portal protein, with amino-acid sequence MRTTLDRWEHRLQEAFDELYASFVDPSEPFHGEDGERWLPLGMTNAVLATELAFRNEQELAEIRHECRLLATTNEFAINGHENRVSYIVGTGHTYRATPKKGLAVPERLAAQAQEVLDEFVRENAWHCRQQEIVRRRDRDGEAFLRFFADDDGTTRVRFVEPGQVSTPHELLSDESVSFGIETAPHDVEQVRCYYVEGERVPAEEMQHRKANVDANVKRGLPLFFPVRKNLRRAERILRNMSVVAEIQSAIALIRKHRGGSRTAVEQFVRGQADATVSRGASGRTASYRRYGAGTILDAYGDVEYDFPAAGIEAGNFVMILQAELRAIASRLVMPEFMLTSDASNANYSSTMVAEGPAVKMFERLQAEQVEADLDVMRLVVSTAARAGRLPEEVLELVEIQVGTPSLSVRNQVEEARIRAIEHQHGILSPQTWSQQRGLDYDQEQANLALHAARGAIPHGNTHQARVTP; translated from the coding sequence ATGCGTACGACCTTGGACCGTTGGGAACATCGCCTGCAAGAGGCGTTCGACGAGTTGTATGCCAGCTTCGTCGATCCGTCCGAGCCGTTTCATGGCGAGGATGGCGAGCGGTGGCTGCCGTTGGGCATGACGAACGCGGTTCTGGCCACGGAGCTTGCTTTTCGCAACGAGCAGGAGCTGGCCGAGATTCGCCACGAGTGCCGCCTGCTGGCGACGACGAACGAGTTTGCCATCAATGGTCACGAGAATCGGGTGAGCTACATCGTTGGCACGGGGCACACCTACCGAGCCACGCCGAAGAAGGGACTGGCCGTGCCGGAGCGTCTGGCGGCGCAGGCCCAGGAGGTGCTCGACGAGTTCGTGCGCGAGAATGCCTGGCATTGCCGGCAGCAGGAGATCGTCCGCCGGCGCGACCGCGACGGCGAGGCATTCTTGCGATTCTTCGCCGATGACGACGGCACGACGCGGGTCCGCTTCGTCGAGCCGGGACAGGTCTCGACCCCGCACGAGCTGCTGTCGGATGAGTCGGTGAGCTTCGGCATCGAGACCGCCCCGCACGATGTCGAGCAGGTGCGGTGCTACTATGTCGAAGGAGAAAGAGTACCGGCCGAGGAGATGCAGCACCGCAAGGCGAATGTCGATGCGAACGTAAAGCGCGGACTGCCGCTGTTCTTTCCGGTGCGAAAAAATCTCCGTCGCGCGGAGCGCATTCTGCGGAACATGAGCGTCGTGGCCGAGATTCAATCGGCGATCGCGCTGATCCGCAAGCATCGCGGCGGCTCGCGCACGGCGGTCGAGCAGTTCGTTCGCGGCCAGGCCGATGCAACGGTCTCGCGCGGCGCCAGTGGCCGCACGGCGAGCTATCGGCGTTATGGAGCGGGGACGATCCTCGACGCCTATGGCGACGTGGAGTACGACTTTCCGGCCGCGGGAATCGAAGCGGGCAACTTTGTCATGATCCTGCAGGCCGAGTTGCGGGCGATCGCCAGTCGGCTGGTGATGCCCGAGTTCATGCTCACGTCCGACGCCTCGAACGCGAACTACTCTTCGACGATGGTGGCCGAAGGGCCGGCCGTCAAGATGTTCGAGCGCTTGCAGGCGGAGCAGGTCGAGGCGGATCTGGACGTGATGCGGCTGGTAGTCAGCACTGCGGCCCGGGCGGGACGACTGCCGGAAGAGGTGCTCGAGCTCGTCGAGATCCAGGTGGGCACGCCGTCGCTGTCGGTGCGCAATCAAGTCGAGGAAGCGCGCATCCGGGCAATCGAACACCAGCACGGCATTCTTTCGCCGCAGACGTGGAGCCAGCAGCGCGGGCTCGACTACGACCAGGAGCAGGCGAACCTGGCGCTGCACGCGGCCCGGGGTGCCATACCGCATGGTAATACTCACCAAGCGCGGGTTACACCGTAG